The genomic DNA tgtcagggaatatgctagcAGTCGGGGTGCACAACGCCTTCGATTTTGCCGCCAGCCTATCAGGAAGAGCCACGTAtcaatcaccgccagacaaagtctgacagtcgacattccctgacacttgtCAGGTCCCAAAGGCATCCGTTAAAAGGGATGCTTTATCCCTTATGCAAGTAAGCTCattcgtcatttctcactagtatTTATTTTTCGTCCTTTTCTATGTGAtttctgggaaaaaagtacctgacttgagcgtcggaggacctgacccgatgactttttccctggtttttggTCTTTAACGACTGGTGGACtcatctgagtgtgtgcagagcgacagcgtcatcgtcctggtcatctCTCTCCGTCGGCCGCCCGTGCGAACCTTTCCAGGGGGTACCTGGTAGATTCAACTCTTCAGCGACTTTCTGTCAACTTTCAGTACAACAAAATCCTCCTTCATCCGACTTAGTTTCCGAATGGGATCAACGTGTTTAAATAGATTCAACACGTAACATTTTAAAGATGAAAATGCCTtcacaaacaaaataaaaatattaaaattatttttttccgcATCAGCTTCCCAAGCAATTCTTGATTTATCAAATTTTGACTATGCGCGCAATATATGAATAATTGTAATTCTTCATTTTCTTATGCAGTTGCACGCTATGCAGTTGCACGCTATGCAATTCCCTGTGGTTGTTGCTCCTTTGCGTCCTTGCCATCGTCCTCCTCCATCAGGTTATGCATTTCTTGTGTGAACTTGTCCATGGCAGGGGCCAGTAAACACACTGGGACGACGATCCCCTCCTCCCCCTTGCTGTTTTTCAAAGGTGCGTAGAAGCTTCCCACTCCGGGAATGGCTCCGACTCCACCCTTCGCTGGGCCTCCGTACGCCGCCTTCCCCCACCCGAAATCAACGTCCCCGAACCTCGCCCGAGTCATGTCGGAGACCAGGTACGTCCGCACCACTGTGAAGTGCGGCCTTCCGCGCAGCACCATCAGGTCCGCCAGCGACCTCATGTATTCGTCGTTCACCGCCGACTTGGCTTTCTTTACCAGGTCCAGCGCGTACCCGATGGGGTTGCTGGACAGCTTTCCAGCCGTGGACACCGCCGCCGGCAAGGCGAAGGCGTTCCCGTAGTACCCCGCTGGTAGGCCCAGGCCGGATTTGCCACGGGCGTTCACGACGCAGATGATCCGGACCTCCTCCTCGGGGTTGGCTCCGATGGCGAGGGTGCGGCACTTCCAAAGGAAGGCGGTGAGGATCTCGAAGGTCGAGCTGTTCCGGAGGTGCTCCGGCACGCGGCGCCGGAGGGCGGCCAGCTCGGCCTTGCCGAAGAAGAAGGAACGGTGTACCATGCCGTCGAATGGGACGATGGTGCCAGGGACGTCTTCGTACTCGCGGTGGACGCAGGTGACTCGGGGAGGGCGTCGCGCCTCCAATACCTCACGCGACCAGACCGGAGACAAGGAAGGGGCGGCTGCCCCTCGAGCCAGCTCCGCCACGGCGTTCATGAACTGGACGATGCCAGAAGCGTCAGACATGGTGTGGTTGAGGCGGAGCGCGAAGACGAAGCCGCCGCACAGCAACCGCGTCACCTGAATCAACAGCAACGGGCAATGGAGAACGCCATCCGATCCAGGGACGTTCCAGATGAGCTCCTCCAGACCGGGGAACGGCGGCTGCAGGGCGTCGCCGAACTGATCGAGACGGACGTCAGCGTCGGCCTCTATGAACAGCACGCCCTCGCCGGTGCACTCCACCACCAGCTTCCTTCCCTCCGTCTCCCTGAGCCGGCCGGCGAAGGGGTAGTAGAAGACGAGAGCCCTGGCCAAGGCTTCCCGGATCACCTTGCAGGGGTCTTGTCCTGCCATGGAAGGGTTGTCGCGGTAGAATTGGATGATCGGAACGTGGAAGCGCAGCCCATCCTGGTCGTCCACGTCGGAGAGGCGCTTGAACTCGCGAGGGGTGGCCTCTGCAGGAGCCACCAGAACGGCCTCTCGCCGGCGAACGGTGAAGGTGAGGGAGGAGGATGCCATGGCAGTAGAAACAAGTTACTCTGCTCTATGATCTGGCCTTTGAAACAAGAATTAATGCTCTGTGTTGAAacaagttaagttgtcttgtgatctaacaaggttgattgaacttgtagaaaagtcctaagttgttTTAGTCAAAAGTCCTAGCCGCGATTAGGCAagcggaaaaccctagggggaagtaaccctaggtcctaggaggcggtaacccaaggtgatggaaagtcctagctacagttaggcaagtggaaaaccctagggggagataaccctaggtcctagggggtggtaaccctaggttatggaaaaccttagggggaggtaaccctaggtcctagggggtggtaacgctaggcagaaagtccaattGGTCTAGAGGATCGGTCTAGCattaggtaacttctcctgagaggagtaggtcaGGATgcattccccggtgagggaataaTAGGCATTggttcgacttagggtttccggaggaaattcgaagtcagaaccggacagtccgaaggctgtcaagttaatgatttatatattatttgctattttgtctaactctgttttgcaggaaactaatagttTTACAGGGtcggacttagccttgatcggtcaaccgaatcggggatcggtcgaccgaacctccaaagaAAACAAATAGATTTCCAGCCAGATGAATGGGTTCAACCGaaggatcgattgaccgaaccttgggttcggtcgatcgaatagtGGATATACGGTGACCGAAATCAGGCTGAATTGATCGGATCAGATCAGATAAGCCAGTGAGGATAGCGGGATCGATCATTCGAACGATGAAATCGGTTGACCGAATGAGGACTCTTTCGAAGTTGAATCTGGACAGGAAGATGGACCGATTTAGGTAGtatcggtcgattgaaccagggGATCGATCGATAGATCAGCgatgagtcaaacctgatcccgagatcaatGGATCTGGATCAGTCCTAACTTAGCTTTTTAAGGAGGGCTCGACCAGTTGCTTCAATAACATAATTTCTGAGATAAAAAACAAACAACTGTTGCTCCGAGAATCGACGAACAAGTTCCTAATTCCTTATTattggtatactttattttttcagtacttgtaattgcttacttgtaaaagatttctaaactattagtgattgtccaccgaaagcgatcaatgatcacggttcttggagtaggagtcaccacaggttctgaaccaagtaaaagaaattgtgttagcattacttttgtcttgttctttatTTTGCTGCATTATTCTGAGTTTTCCGATaaatgaacgaattagccacgaatgctattcaaccccccccctcctctagcacgtCAACGATCCTACAAATTACCTTGAAATAAGAGTTTAAAAACATTATTTTGCTTCTAAAAGTTAGCAAAGACAACACATGTTAattgaataaaaattaattaacataaaaaaaaagaagaggcaGGATTTATTTGATTACAATCAGGTAGGTTATTAGTTCAAGACTTTGAAAGCTCCAATAAAAATCTCTTTCTGGCAGAGTAACCTCTTAGAAAATAGAAAGAAGTAAACAATAGAAGCAAGTGTTTCATTTTTGAGTATTATGTCAAAATGAAGAGGACCAAGgttctatttatagcctactagTCAAAAATGTCCATTGGCTGATGTGGCATCTCTAGGCACTTGGAGTGGGTTCGGACCCCTCCAACGATGCATTCTATCTTCTTTGTAATGACTCTTCAATGACTTcaggataaattttatcctcgCCCAGGAGCCTAGACCGGTTTAGACACCTAGAGTGTTGCTGATGTGGACTCCAACAGTTATCCATAGCAACGTCTTGAAGAGGAGGTGCCTATTTGGTACTAGGCTAGTTCGTGCGCCTGAAGTCCAGGTGCTACTCCAgtcacttgggtgattctccgaccatccagagttgagttcacccaaacctaactctgactttctctcctTGAGTAGTTTTCTattccgacttctcatcccttgaaagcGCCACGTGTGTCCTTCTCGCTCTGCTAATATACTCTTCGGTAGCTTcacgtccctcagatgcattgagcccgtcgactcatttctcgtgtcatccttcttgtccGCTGCGTCTTTCGTTAGATCCCTTATGTTCCAAAGTCCTTGTAGACTTAGAGACAAGGTATCAAAAAATGCAGAGCTTAACTTAACtagattgatcacatcaaaactctccTGGAGTACTTATAAATTTCACCATTTAAACCCTTTTCAGagcatttttttcctttttttagtaatatttgtattttggatatttaaGGTAATTTTGATATTCTTGGTATTTATAGAAGAGGATTTGTCTTGATCTGCATCCTATTTTGAGTTAAGATGGTTCAGTTATAAACTTTTTTTTCAGATAAAAaatctattttctttctttacaaaATTAGAATTAAGATCTGTTAATTATAATTTCTTTCCTTTTCAAGTAAaagatctattttctttctttaaaatattataattaagatctattaataataatttctttctttatttggGTGTTAAATTATGGTCTATATAAGAGTCATATTTAAATATTGAGAAATTattctttatttataataaaatttcttattgTAGCAAAACTCAGAGAACAATGTATTATCTTTGTTTTAGAAGgatcctcttcttgttttctcctcAATGTTCCTTTCTCGGTAGCCCAGGATAATCACTATCCTGCCCAGCGTCAGACATTGCTGCTAAACTGTAAGCCCAGTAGTTTCTAGGATGTGTTAAAGTAACCCTGCTCATAGTTGGTAGTCCTTTAAAGCTGGTGGTGGGGGAAAATCTTAGTGCTAATGAGTTAACCAAGAAATGGAACTTGGGGGTTTGATGAAGAAGAACGGGGGTTTTCATCCCTAGTGTGATGAAGGAAGTTCCTTGATCATGTTAATCCTGGCTcgggaggaaaagaagaagacctcgtcctccatcttcttcaaataaaagaagaaatagaaaaagcaAGGAGAAAGCGGAATACAATATAAGCGAAAAAGGATTACCACCCTAGTCAAGATGTGGAAGGAATTGAGGTCAAGTTATGATAATGGGATACAAAAATATTGCGATACTTTGATAAAGAAAACAAATATAAGGAAACACAGCCCACTCAACATATGACTTCAGAAGAAGGTCACAAAATCTAGAAGATGACATTTTAGTTAATCATTACCATTCAGAAGCCTTGACAAATGATCGACTGAAATCCCATAGGTCATCTTTAACTGATCCAAGGATACATCGATGAAATTTAAAGTGGTGGAACTATATCAGAGAGCAGAAGAAGATTCCTTGGCCATAGAGTGTGCCTCTAAACTACCAAAGGCTGGTGAAAAGAAGAATCATAGGGATGAACTGAAATAACTTACGAGGTGAGAAGGAGAGCTCAAAGACGAAGAAGATGAATAATAGT from Zingiber officinale cultivar Zhangliang chromosome 4A, Zo_v1.1, whole genome shotgun sequence includes the following:
- the LOC121972620 gene encoding benzyl alcohol O-benzoyltransferase-like yields the protein MASSSLTFTVRRREAVLVAPAEATPREFKRLSDVDDQDGLRFHVPIIQFYRDNPSMAGQDPCKVIREALARALVFYYPFAGRLRETEGRKLVVECTGEGVLFIEADADVRLDQFGDALQPPFPGLEELIWNVPGSDGVLHCPLLLIQVTRLLCGGFVFALRLNHTMSDASGIVQFMNAVAELARGAAAPSLSPVWSREVLEARRPPRVTCVHREYEDVPGTIVPFDGMVHRSFFFGKAELAALRRRVPEHLRNSSTFEILTAFLWKCRTLAIGANPEEEVRIICVVNARGKSGLGLPAGYYGNAFALPAAVSTAGKLSSNPIGYALDLVKKAKSAVNDEYMRSLADLMVLRGRPHFTVVRTYLVSDMTRARFGDVDFGWGKAAYGGPAKGGVGAIPGVGSFYAPLKNSKGEEGIVVPVCLLAPAMDKFTQEMHNLMEEDDGKDAKEQQPQGIA